From Marivirga harenae, one genomic window encodes:
- the gatC gene encoding Asp-tRNA(Asn)/Glu-tRNA(Gln) amidotransferase subunit GatC, producing MSIDKQTLEKIAHLARLEFDEKSEEKMLKDMNNMLSFVEKLKELDTDHVEPLQSMTFEMNQFREDKVQDQLDHQDGLKNAPNNDKDFFRVPKVIE from the coding sequence ATGAGCATAGATAAACAGACATTAGAAAAAATTGCACATTTGGCTCGCTTGGAGTTTGATGAAAAATCCGAGGAAAAAATGCTAAAAGATATGAATAATATGCTTTCTTTTGTGGAGAAATTGAAGGAACTGGATACGGACCATGTTGAGCCCTTGCAGTCTATGACATTTGAAATGAATCAATTTCGTGAAGATAAGGTCCAAGACCAATTGGATCATCAAGATGGTTTGAAAAATGCCCCAAATAATGACAAGGACTTTTTTAGGGTACCCAAAGTAATTGAATAA
- a CDS encoding carboxypeptidase-like regulatory domain-containing protein — protein MRNSLLVFLSVFLFSFSAFSQEEDPINITGVILDAENMEPVPFTTVLIGEGKSGTVADNSGYFSFLAYPGDTITFRSVGYQTSTFIIPKLLEGKTYSLIELMVRENVLLDEVTVYPLPDADYFTNTIVKTELTEIQKRQLDDFKRDLNRLLEEQYNQNSPYYDQWRYARLYEMTGIVPPNNFLNPMTWSNFIRDWKKENKR, from the coding sequence ATGAGAAATAGCCTATTAGTATTCTTGTCTGTGTTTTTATTCAGTTTTTCTGCTTTTTCGCAAGAAGAAGATCCTATCAATATTACCGGGGTAATATTAGATGCAGAGAATATGGAGCCAGTTCCTTTCACTACAGTATTAATTGGAGAAGGAAAAAGTGGTACCGTAGCGGATAATTCGGGATACTTCTCATTTTTAGCGTATCCAGGTGACACTATAACTTTTAGGAGTGTTGGTTATCAAACTTCCACATTCATTATTCCAAAGTTATTAGAAGGCAAGACCTATTCTTTAATTGAATTAATGGTACGGGAAAATGTACTTTTAGACGAGGTGACAGTGTATCCATTGCCTGATGCGGATTATTTTACCAATACCATCGTTAAAACCGAATTGACAGAGATTCAGAAGAGACAGTTAGACGATTTTAAAAGGGATTTAAATAGACTTTTAGAAGAACAATATAATCAAAATAGCCCCTATTACGATCAGTGGAGGTATGCAAGGTTATATGAAATGACTGGCATAGTCCCACCTAATAACTTCCTAAACCCTATGACCTGGAGTAATTTTATTAGGGATTGGAAAAAGGAGAATAAGAGGTAA
- a CDS encoding SixA phosphatase family protein, translating into MKKLILIRHAKSSWDFPHLKDYDRPLNDRGKRDAPKMAQWLSSQEIKADLIISSGAERTKNTAIAFQAVLNILMEIDDQLYHASRSKLLNIIKQANDEINCLLLVSHNPGLNDLADYLLSGFTDNIPTTGIVSLNFDIQKWSEASPQSASLHFFQFPKNL; encoded by the coding sequence ATGAAAAAATTAATACTAATCCGTCATGCCAAGTCAAGTTGGGATTTCCCTCACCTCAAAGATTATGATCGCCCTTTAAATGATAGAGGAAAAAGAGATGCACCTAAAATGGCTCAGTGGCTATCTTCACAAGAAATCAAGGCAGATTTGATTATCAGTAGTGGTGCTGAAAGAACTAAAAATACAGCTATTGCATTTCAAGCCGTATTAAATATCCTTATGGAAATTGATGACCAATTGTATCATGCGAGCAGATCAAAATTATTGAATATCATAAAGCAAGCTAATGATGAAATCAATTGCTTGCTATTGGTCAGTCATAATCCGGGATTGAATGATTTGGCCGATTATCTGCTCTCTGGTTTCACGGATAATATTCCTACGACCGGGATTGTAAGTTTGAATTTTGATATACAAAAATGGAGCGAAGCTTCTCCTCAAAGTGCCTCACTCCATTTTTTTCAGTTCCCTAAAAATTTGTGA
- a CDS encoding lysophospholipid acyltransferase family protein, whose product MQYFFKQIYTAWCAIVFIGLFLLLFPFYLIIISNNSWHKHCFYLNKIWANVALFLVGIKTQIEGLQYLDSKKQYVYCSNHFSLLDIVCFGFAPNPVVYIGKSSLAKIPLFGYMFKKLHVTVNRSSLKNRYEALQSAIEKMGEERSLVMYPEGGIVSKNIPQMARFKDGAFRAAITKQIPLVPVSLPDNWIILPDEKIPLITRRKMRMIYHKPIPTEGLNMEDVSALKEKIYQVIENELKTRLKNEHR is encoded by the coding sequence ATGCAGTATTTTTTCAAACAGATATACACAGCTTGGTGCGCAATTGTTTTCATTGGCCTTTTTTTGCTGTTATTTCCTTTTTACTTGATAATAATATCTAATAATTCATGGCATAAACACTGTTTTTACCTCAATAAAATTTGGGCAAATGTTGCTTTGTTTTTAGTCGGAATTAAAACACAAATTGAAGGTCTTCAATATTTGGATTCAAAAAAACAATACGTTTATTGCTCCAATCACTTTTCCTTATTAGATATTGTATGTTTTGGTTTTGCGCCCAATCCGGTGGTTTATATTGGCAAAAGTTCGTTAGCTAAAATTCCTTTGTTTGGCTATATGTTCAAGAAATTACATGTGACAGTGAATAGGTCAAGTTTAAAAAATCGTTATGAAGCTCTACAGTCTGCAATTGAAAAAATGGGTGAGGAGCGCTCATTGGTAATGTACCCTGAAGGCGGCATAGTTTCCAAAAATATACCTCAAATGGCCAGATTTAAAGATGGCGCTTTTCGTGCTGCTATCACCAAACAAATTCCGCTGGTCCCTGTGTCTCTTCCGGATAATTGGATAATTTTGCCAGACGAAAAAATCCCACTGATTACGAGACGCAAAATGCGGATGATTTATCATAAGCCTATACCTACAGAAGGACTCAATATGGAGGACGTATCTGCGTTAAAGGAAAAGATTTATCAGGTAATAGAAAATGAATTGAAAACGCGACTGAAAAATGAGCATAGATAA
- a CDS encoding MATE family efflux transporter, with protein MKSQDFKEHFKRNYLLAYPVVLSQLGHVLVGTADSVMVGRVGTVELAAVSVANAVFSVTMMFGIGVSFGLTPLVAQSDGEGNHRSSMRFMKHSFVINVIFGIILFSFLLFGGYILDVLDQPKEVVVLAKPYLAVIGFSLLPFMIFQTFKQFAEGLSLTKQAMYITLGANVINIALNYVLIFGKLGFEPMGLLGAGWATLISRIIMAVGMVYFVRHYKKFQVYWKYFKVTVWNAVSFKQLLNLGVPTGFQYIFEVGAFASAAIMIGWMGAVPLASHQVAMNLASISYMMATGISAAATVRVGNQLGQRDIPRMRIAAFTCFLMAIIFMSFTGLIFMGLNDYLPMLYTSDQQVIPIASSLLIIAALFQLSDGIQVVGLGALRGMGDVKLPTAVTFIAYWVIGLPSGYLLAFVLGFQEQGVWYGLLIGLSVTAAILFIRFNNKTKKLAVNMNQAKSG; from the coding sequence ATGAAGTCACAAGATTTTAAAGAACATTTCAAGCGGAATTATCTTCTTGCTTATCCGGTGGTCCTAAGTCAGTTGGGACATGTGTTGGTAGGAACAGCAGATTCTGTCATGGTAGGTAGGGTAGGCACGGTAGAATTGGCTGCTGTATCGGTAGCGAATGCAGTTTTCAGTGTTACCATGATGTTTGGAATTGGGGTTTCATTTGGATTAACGCCTTTAGTAGCGCAGTCTGATGGGGAAGGAAATCATAGGTCTTCAATGCGTTTTATGAAGCATAGCTTTGTAATTAATGTCATATTTGGGATCATTCTCTTTTCATTCTTATTGTTTGGAGGCTATATCCTTGATGTTCTAGACCAACCAAAAGAAGTGGTAGTCCTGGCTAAGCCCTATTTGGCCGTAATAGGTTTTTCTTTATTGCCTTTTATGATATTTCAGACTTTCAAGCAATTTGCTGAGGGTTTATCACTTACAAAACAGGCTATGTATATCACCTTGGGTGCCAATGTTATTAATATCGCCTTAAATTATGTGTTGATTTTTGGGAAATTGGGCTTTGAACCAATGGGCTTGTTGGGAGCTGGTTGGGCCACTTTGATTTCTAGGATAATCATGGCCGTAGGAATGGTGTACTTCGTCAGGCATTACAAAAAATTTCAAGTCTACTGGAAGTACTTCAAAGTTACTGTTTGGAATGCCGTCTCATTCAAACAATTGCTAAATTTAGGTGTCCCTACAGGTTTTCAGTATATTTTTGAAGTAGGTGCCTTTGCCTCGGCTGCTATTATGATCGGATGGATGGGTGCGGTTCCACTAGCATCTCATCAGGTTGCCATGAATTTGGCTTCCATTAGTTATATGATGGCCACTGGGATTTCAGCAGCAGCCACGGTGAGGGTAGGGAATCAACTAGGGCAGAGAGATATCCCAAGGATGCGAATAGCAGCATTCACTTGTTTCTTAATGGCTATAATTTTCATGAGCTTTACAGGCTTAATTTTCATGGGTTTAAATGATTATTTGCCTATGCTGTATACTTCTGACCAGCAGGTAATTCCAATTGCTTCTTCATTGTTGATCATAGCAGCACTTTTTCAGCTTTCCGATGGAATTCAAGTAGTTGGCTTAGGTGCATTAAGAGGAATGGGAGATGTAAAACTACCAACAGCAGTAACTTTTATAGCCTATTGGGTGATTGGTTTACCGTCAGGGTATTTGTTGGCATTTGTTCTAGGATTCCAAGAACAAGGGGTTTGGTATGGATTGCTAATTGGTTTAAGTGTTACAGCTGCTATTTTATTTATAAGGTTCAATAACAAGACCAAAAAATTGGCTGTCAATATGAATCAAGCTAAGTCAGGATGA
- a CDS encoding CHAT domain-containing protein produces MKAAKKLFQISILGVFLVTLNPGHSYSQSVKKYNKYIEKADKNFNKGKYEKAVKFANKLESKSVDKFGLENQFVAVAKLKKAKFNWAMGEFNDYYTLNENAIQISQKVNGENSISHGINLTDATQNMVNYGNYVRAYEYLEKALDIFGNSSVADDVYLSELKLKKAEILIALGDYNQALSLINSEESLFLQRTLNKDKKLKSNELDKRYEDAARMITLKSNALRHKGEIRRADSAFSTGENWIKDKLNKRNKYFVDHLFHFAQFLEENGTRDLPYSYYTDAYIYSIAANGTSHPTTLKYLESLILNTVKENNISRAMAFYKDLEKILKSNFDKTSSHFVKLANVSFESNLKKGEIKKVEKAAAKLEADKNLLPTDHPIRIDLLNTLVEVASAKNQYQDAEKYLTEIINIKSKLYGDTSITTAYSRLDLAHHWVDYTDKFEEAVKIYDREFFAKIEPQITDKHYKYVNLLNHLASTYQIDDEYGKASALLDEALLVTRQKYDNQDIDFGKELNLIADLQIKIGEYEKAQVNITESLRILENFNSDFNVVYYIMALETYAKLMSIKGFFDEAEDALELSQKLYANTVPSPEYNPLIASQELASVYMKVGKYQETDEILSKALDRNVNLYGNDSRKLILPMVDFGRLQLIKGDYTKTEELGRRALEISESVFGESSTKNAPAILLLGELYETLGDYNKSEEFYKRAITILEKQFGREHVDVATSISKLAIVMFYEGEEDNQKIESLLFEAKDIIGKRFSYKSPLYADLLKDMARFFISENKLQDALSFLEQSEDIWKEKAGRRNNIKAADIHILRGDIFYKQRKWNEAENEYKESQKLNEKFFNDQHPEYVKATSRMSKVYYMDGNQRKAKSYIEEVMSNYNRFIKDYFPALSEREKTKYWNTIKTDYDYFNTMALTMNDRFPEMIETVYNNALKTKGLLLSSSIKMRERILSSNDSTLKAQYFNWLDKKEVLSKAISMSQEQLENEEIDLGDLAREVELIEKSLSQQSELFSEGIIQQEFNWEQIKETLQPNEVAIEMVRFRYFDHYITDSVVYLMLILKNEKKSKPEFVVMENGKDMESKFFNNYRNAIKFRVADNFSFKNFWEPIENNIGENKTIYLSPDGVYNQINLEAIPVGNGQYLLDKSNIILVSNTKDLYLKKNNSMASQGDKTALLFGDPKFYLASRDEYTSEFRSGATQISDLPGTQKEINALTKLFKEHGWSTSNYMDVQAAEGTVKEMKSPKVFHIATHGFFTEKEDRNTSNTFENKQMSENPLLNTGLMLKGSGDLLAKTRYNYNIEPGILTAYEAMNLNLDQTDLVVLSACETGLGEVHEGEGVFGLQRSFLVAGAKTLVMSLFKVSDEATEKLMVTFYEKWLETGDKRQAFIDAKKEIRNEYKDPIYWGAFVMIGI; encoded by the coding sequence ATGAAAGCTGCAAAAAAACTTTTCCAAATATCAATTCTTGGGGTATTTTTAGTGACATTAAACCCAGGTCATTCTTATTCTCAAAGCGTAAAAAAATATAATAAATACATTGAAAAAGCAGATAAAAATTTTAACAAGGGAAAATATGAAAAGGCTGTAAAGTTTGCCAATAAATTAGAAAGCAAGAGTGTAGATAAATTCGGTCTTGAAAACCAATTTGTTGCAGTTGCGAAGCTCAAAAAGGCAAAATTTAACTGGGCAATGGGTGAGTTTAATGATTATTACACTCTTAATGAAAATGCGATTCAAATAAGCCAAAAGGTAAATGGAGAAAACTCTATTAGCCATGGAATAAACCTGACCGATGCCACCCAGAATATGGTTAATTATGGCAATTATGTTAGAGCTTATGAATATTTAGAAAAAGCCCTTGATATATTTGGAAATTCTTCAGTGGCCGATGACGTTTATTTGAGTGAACTAAAACTAAAAAAAGCAGAAATATTAATAGCGTTAGGTGATTACAATCAAGCCTTAAGCTTAATAAATTCCGAAGAATCATTGTTCTTACAAAGGACTTTAAACAAAGACAAAAAACTTAAAAGCAACGAACTAGACAAGAGATATGAGGACGCTGCCCGCATGATTACATTAAAAAGTAATGCATTGCGACATAAAGGAGAAATCCGAAGAGCAGATTCAGCTTTTTCGACTGGTGAGAATTGGATCAAAGACAAGCTCAATAAAAGAAATAAATATTTTGTTGATCATTTATTCCATTTTGCTCAATTTTTGGAGGAGAACGGAACCAGAGATTTACCATACAGCTATTATACCGATGCTTACATCTATTCCATTGCCGCTAACGGGACTAGTCATCCGACCACGCTTAAGTATCTAGAAAGTTTAATACTTAATACCGTAAAGGAAAACAACATAAGTCGTGCAATGGCATTTTACAAAGACTTGGAAAAGATCCTTAAATCCAATTTTGATAAAACTAGTTCTCATTTTGTCAAACTTGCCAATGTGTCTTTTGAATCAAACCTGAAAAAAGGTGAAATTAAAAAAGTGGAAAAAGCGGCAGCAAAGCTAGAAGCGGACAAAAACCTCCTCCCAACAGATCACCCCATCAGAATAGATTTACTAAATACGTTAGTAGAGGTGGCATCCGCTAAAAATCAATACCAAGATGCTGAAAAGTATCTTACTGAAATTATCAATATAAAATCAAAACTATATGGAGATACAAGTATAACAACCGCCTACAGCAGATTAGACCTAGCTCATCACTGGGTAGATTATACTGATAAATTTGAAGAAGCAGTTAAAATCTACGATAGGGAATTTTTTGCTAAGATCGAACCACAGATCACTGATAAGCATTATAAGTATGTAAATCTGCTCAACCACCTAGCCTCTACCTATCAAATTGATGATGAATATGGAAAAGCTTCTGCTTTGCTGGATGAAGCATTGCTGGTTACTAGACAAAAGTATGACAACCAAGATATTGACTTTGGAAAAGAGTTGAATTTAATTGCCGATTTGCAAATTAAGATAGGAGAATACGAAAAAGCGCAGGTTAATATTACCGAGTCACTTCGGATTTTAGAAAATTTTAACAGTGATTTTAATGTGGTCTATTACATTATGGCGTTGGAGACTTATGCCAAGCTGATGTCAATCAAGGGTTTCTTTGATGAAGCTGAGGATGCCTTGGAGTTATCACAAAAGCTCTATGCCAATACGGTACCAAGTCCTGAATATAACCCTTTAATCGCTTCTCAGGAATTGGCTTCTGTTTACATGAAGGTCGGTAAATACCAAGAAACTGACGAAATCCTTTCAAAAGCATTAGACAGGAATGTAAATCTTTATGGTAATGATAGTAGGAAGTTAATTCTGCCGATGGTTGATTTTGGAAGGCTTCAGCTTATTAAAGGAGATTATACCAAAACAGAAGAATTGGGCAGACGTGCTCTGGAAATCTCCGAAAGCGTATTTGGTGAAAGCTCCACAAAAAATGCTCCCGCCATTTTACTCCTAGGTGAATTGTATGAGACTTTAGGAGACTATAATAAATCGGAAGAATTTTATAAAAGAGCTATTACTATTTTGGAAAAACAATTTGGCAGGGAACATGTAGATGTTGCGACCTCTATTTCCAAGTTGGCAATAGTTATGTTCTATGAAGGAGAAGAAGATAATCAAAAAATAGAAAGTCTATTGTTTGAAGCAAAAGACATTATCGGTAAAAGATTTTCGTATAAAAGCCCTCTATATGCAGATCTTCTGAAAGATATGGCGCGATTCTTTATTTCCGAAAACAAACTGCAAGATGCTTTAAGCTTCCTAGAACAATCAGAAGACATATGGAAAGAAAAAGCTGGAAGAAGAAACAATATTAAAGCAGCAGATATACATATCTTACGAGGTGATATCTTCTACAAACAAAGAAAATGGAACGAAGCAGAAAACGAATATAAAGAAAGCCAAAAGCTAAATGAGAAGTTTTTTAATGATCAACATCCAGAATATGTAAAAGCCACCTCTCGCATGAGTAAGGTTTATTATATGGATGGAAACCAAAGAAAAGCTAAAAGCTACATTGAGGAAGTAATGTCCAATTATAATCGCTTCATAAAAGATTATTTTCCTGCCTTAAGTGAGCGTGAGAAAACCAAATACTGGAATACGATCAAAACTGACTACGATTACTTTAATACCATGGCATTAACCATGAATGATCGATTTCCCGAAATGATCGAGACCGTTTATAACAATGCCCTAAAAACCAAAGGTTTGTTACTTAGCAGTTCTATCAAAATGAGGGAAAGAATTTTGAGTAGCAATGACTCCACCCTGAAGGCACAATATTTTAATTGGCTTGATAAAAAAGAAGTGCTATCCAAAGCAATCTCAATGAGTCAGGAGCAGCTCGAAAATGAAGAAATAGATCTTGGCGACTTGGCGAGAGAAGTAGAACTGATAGAAAAATCCTTAAGCCAGCAATCAGAACTGTTCAGCGAAGGTATTATTCAACAAGAATTCAATTGGGAACAAATTAAAGAGACATTGCAACCTAATGAAGTTGCTATTGAAATGGTCAGGTTTAGATACTTTGATCATTACATTACTGATTCAGTAGTCTATTTAATGCTCATTTTAAAAAATGAGAAAAAGAGTAAACCAGAATTTGTCGTTATGGAAAATGGCAAAGATATGGAATCCAAATTCTTTAATAATTACCGAAACGCTATCAAATTTAGGGTTGCAGATAATTTTTCATTTAAAAATTTTTGGGAGCCAATTGAAAATAATATTGGTGAAAATAAAACTATATACCTTTCACCAGATGGCGTATACAACCAGATCAACTTAGAAGCTATTCCGGTAGGTAATGGACAGTACCTTCTCGATAAATCAAATATAATCCTAGTTAGCAATACTAAAGACCTATACTTAAAGAAGAATAATAGCATGGCTTCGCAGGGGGATAAAACTGCACTTCTGTTTGGAGATCCGAAGTTCTATTTGGCATCTAGAGACGAGTACACGAGTGAATTTAGGTCAGGTGCCACCCAAATTAGTGACTTACCTGGGACTCAAAAAGAAATAAATGCGCTTACCAAACTATTTAAAGAGCACGGCTGGTCCACTTCAAACTATATGGATGTGCAAGCGGCCGAAGGTACAGTAAAGGAAATGAAAAGTCCTAAAGTATTTCATATTGCTACCCATGGATTCTTTACAGAAAAAGAGGACAGGAATACAAGCAATACATTTGAAAATAAACAGATGAGCGAAAATCCTTTACTAAACACAGGCTTGATGTTAAAAGGATCTGGGGATCTATTAGCCAAAACACGCTATAATTATAATATAGAACCCGGTATTTTAACAGCTTATGAGGCTATGAACCTTAATTTAGATCAAACTGACTTAGTAGTGCTTTCTGCTTGTGAAACCGGCTTGGGAGAGGTGCATGAAGGAGAGGGAGTATTTGGTTTGCAAAGGTCTTTCCTAGTGGCAGGAGCGAAAACATTGGTAATGAGCCTTTTCAAAGTTTCAGATGAAGCCACTGAAAAGCTAATGGTTACCTTTTATGAAAAATGGCTGGAAACCGGAGACAAAAGACAAGCTTTTATAGATGCTAAAAAAGAAATCCGGAACGAATATAAAGACCCCATTTATTGGGGTGCTTTTGTGATGATAGGGATTTAG
- a CDS encoding DUF429 domain-containing protein, whose product MKKELKNKEISIGWDVGGWSGKNHGLCILEIIDDEIKLLMATNVNIYHLKEKIETTIHDYQDSHSITLGIDAPLQFPQLFKEIINHNPINIFSSIKSKHMENPIAWRATDLYIKNYFGKTPLSASFSFLTSNATVAISLIGELRSKFENFSVLPFDEHNHINAVEVYPGLLKSINLRKHSIFHDFKKILDRKIFQGIKGFDYYFRDSKEKTDVADAVICAIFVLGLNRKIKSIPGIKSEIPQRFIEISQEEGWIYHPDLA is encoded by the coding sequence ATGAAAAAAGAACTAAAAAATAAAGAAATTTCCATCGGATGGGATGTTGGAGGGTGGAGCGGGAAAAATCATGGTTTGTGCATTTTGGAAATTATTGATGATGAAATTAAGCTTTTAATGGCGACAAATGTAAATATATACCATTTAAAAGAAAAAATTGAAACTACAATACATGATTATCAAGATAGCCACAGCATTACTTTAGGTATAGATGCACCATTGCAATTCCCTCAGCTTTTCAAAGAAATAATCAATCATAATCCCATCAATATATTTTCTTCCATTAAAAGTAAACATATGGAGAATCCAATAGCATGGCGAGCAACAGATTTGTATATCAAGAATTATTTTGGAAAAACTCCTCTAAGTGCTTCATTTAGTTTTTTAACTAGCAATGCAACTGTGGCTATATCATTAATAGGTGAATTGAGATCAAAATTTGAAAACTTTTCTGTACTACCTTTTGACGAACATAATCATATCAATGCTGTAGAAGTATATCCTGGTTTGCTGAAAAGCATCAATTTACGAAAGCATTCTATTTTTCACGATTTCAAAAAAATCCTAGATCGTAAAATCTTTCAGGGCATTAAAGGATTTGATTACTACTTTCGTGACTCGAAAGAAAAAACAGATGTTGCTGATGCTGTAATATGTGCCATTTTTGTACTAGGACTTAACAGGAAAATAAAATCAATACCTGGGATTAAGTCTGAAATTCCACAGCGGTTTATTGAGATTTCCCAGGAAGAGGGGTGGATTTATCATCCTGACTTAGCTTGA
- a CDS encoding cold-shock protein yields MSTGTVKFFNEDKGFGFIIEDETENEIFVHVSGLEDDIEKNDKVTFETTDGKKGLNAIGVRRV; encoded by the coding sequence ATGAGTACTGGAACAGTAAAGTTCTTCAATGAAGACAAAGGATTTGGATTTATCATTGAAGACGAAACAGAGAACGAAATTTTCGTTCACGTAAGTGGTTTAGAAGACGATATCGAGAAAAACGATAAAGTTACTTTCGAAACTACAGATGGTAAAAAAGGCTTAAATGCCATTGGTGTCAGAAGAGTATAA
- a CDS encoding M42 family metallopeptidase produces the protein MKNFNIELLSKICETPGAPGHEKRIRDLVINEVKSLVDEVEVDNLGNVHAIKRANSNPEGKKVMVAAHMDEIGFMVTHIDANGFLRFTTLGGFDPKTLTAQRVIVHGKKDVIGVMGSKPIHVMTTEERNKVSKTTDYFIDLGMNKEEVEKIVSVGDAVTRERGLIEMGDCVNCKSIDNRVSVFVLIEALKTLKNHPYDVYAVFTVQEEVGLRGANVASHKINPDFGIALDTTIAFDLPGAQAHEKVTSLGAGTAIKVLDAMTICDYRMVEFMKQTADRNNIKWQPEILTAGGTDTAGLQRMGKNGAIAGAISIPTRNLHQVIEMAHKQDILDSVNLLNACLETLDKYNWDH, from the coding sequence ATGAAAAACTTTAACATAGAACTACTTTCAAAAATTTGTGAGACGCCTGGAGCACCGGGGCATGAAAAGAGAATTCGAGATTTAGTGATCAATGAAGTGAAATCACTGGTTGATGAAGTGGAAGTCGATAACTTGGGCAATGTTCACGCCATAAAAAGAGCCAATAGCAATCCGGAAGGAAAAAAGGTAATGGTGGCGGCCCATATGGATGAGATCGGTTTTATGGTGACCCACATTGATGCAAATGGGTTTTTAAGATTTACCACACTAGGTGGATTTGATCCTAAAACGCTTACTGCTCAGCGTGTGATTGTTCATGGAAAAAAGGATGTGATTGGGGTAATGGGATCTAAGCCAATACACGTCATGACTACTGAAGAAAGAAATAAAGTATCCAAGACAACTGATTATTTTATTGATCTGGGGATGAATAAAGAGGAGGTTGAGAAGATCGTTTCAGTGGGTGATGCAGTGACCCGAGAAAGAGGCCTGATTGAAATGGGAGATTGTGTGAACTGTAAGTCAATAGATAACAGAGTTTCGGTTTTCGTATTGATAGAGGCTTTAAAGACTTTAAAGAATCATCCTTATGATGTTTATGCGGTATTTACAGTTCAAGAGGAAGTTGGGCTCAGAGGTGCCAATGTAGCTTCGCACAAAATCAATCCTGATTTCGGAATTGCATTGGATACTACTATTGCTTTTGATTTACCTGGAGCTCAAGCACATGAAAAAGTGACTTCCTTAGGGGCAGGGACGGCCATTAAGGTTTTGGATGCCATGACCATTTGTGATTACCGAATGGTAGAATTCATGAAGCAAACCGCTGACCGAAACAATATTAAATGGCAACCTGAAATTTTAACAGCGGGCGGAACAGATACTGCTGGCTTGCAGCGAATGGGAAAAAATGGGGCGATAGCAGGAGCGATTTCTATCCCGACAAGAAATTTACATCAAGTAATTGAAATGGCTCATAAACAAGATATATTGGATTCCGTTAATCTACTAAATGCTTGCCTTGAGACCTTGGATAAATATAATTGGGACCACTAA